In bacterium 336/3, the following proteins share a genomic window:
- the hemE gene encoding uroporphyrinogen decarboxylase (catalyzes the formation of coproporphyrinogen from uroporphyrinogen III), with protein sequence MLKNDLLIRAAKGEQVERVPVWLMRQAGRILPEYRAIREKFPNFVEFVKNPSAAAEVTIQPVDILGVDAAIIFSDILVIPEAMGLPYEMVEKRGPYFPRTIESIEDVELLRIASPEEDLSYVTDAIKLTKQGLAGRVPLIGFAGAPFTIFCYMTEGSGSKTFSKAKKMLYTHPILSHQLLDKITESTIAYLKAQIKAGADLVQVFDSWAGILSPEQYNEFSLKYIQKICTAITEVPVTVFAKGAFFARAEMNNLNCNVVGLDWNMPIAESRSLIPSKTLQGNLDPCALYGSILEVEKETKTMLQAFGKQRYIANLGHGLYPDINPEKVKCFVETVKAF encoded by the coding sequence ATGTTAAAAAATGATTTATTGATAAGAGCAGCCAAAGGCGAACAAGTAGAAAGAGTTCCTGTTTGGTTGATGCGACAAGCAGGCAGGATTTTGCCTGAATACAGAGCTATACGCGAGAAATTCCCTAATTTTGTTGAGTTTGTGAAAAACCCTTCAGCAGCAGCCGAAGTAACTATACAACCCGTTGATATTTTGGGTGTGGACGCAGCCATTATTTTTTCTGATATTTTGGTCATACCCGAAGCAATGGGGTTACCTTATGAAATGGTAGAAAAACGTGGTCCCTATTTTCCAAGAACCATTGAAAGCATTGAAGATGTAGAACTTCTGCGTATTGCAAGCCCTGAAGAAGATTTGAGTTATGTTACTGATGCTATCAAACTTACCAAACAAGGTTTAGCAGGCAGAGTACCACTGATTGGCTTTGCTGGAGCTCCTTTTACTATTTTCTGCTATATGACAGAAGGAAGTGGTTCAAAAACGTTCTCTAAGGCAAAAAAAATGCTTTATACCCACCCTATTTTATCACATCAACTACTTGATAAGATTACAGAAAGTACCATTGCTTACTTAAAAGCTCAAATAAAAGCAGGTGCTGATTTAGTACAAGTTTTTGACTCTTGGGCTGGTATTTTATCACCTGAGCAATACAATGAGTTTTCTTTAAAGTACATTCAAAAAATTTGTACAGCCATCACAGAAGTACCTGTAACTGTTTTTGCGAAAGGTGCATTTTTTGCAAGAGCCGAAATGAACAATCTGAATTGTAATGTAGTAGGCTTAGATTGGAATATGCCCATTGCGGAAAGCAGAAGCCTAATTCCCAGCAAAACCCTGCAAGGAAATTTAGATCCTTGTGCTTTGTACGGAAGTATTTTGGAAGTAGAAAAAGAAACCAAAACTATGTTGCAAGCCTTTGGAAAACAGCGTTATATCGCTAATTTAGGGCATGGTTTGTATCCAGATATTAACCCTGAGAAAGTGAAGTGTTTTGTGGAAACTGTCAAAGCATTTTAG